The Spinacia oleracea cultivar Varoflay chromosome 2, BTI_SOV_V1, whole genome shotgun sequence DNA segment GAGttggttcattattttccttgtaCTCTTCCTGCTAAGTGCTAACAAGCTAGCGAAGAAAGAAATGAAATAGTAGTCTCATGGTGTTTTTGTTGTATTTTACACtttttaggctccgtttggtagggcgtaaaacgttttcatggaaaacgattttcccccttttaatcattttacgttgtttggttgggtaagggatgtaaaacaattttccattactctctcaaagatggaaaactcttttccatttgaaatggagggaaaccacttttccttctttcctccttacctccctctcctttcttcccctcaatcttcaccattttctcccattttcctttaagttaccaaacaaaggaaaactagtttggaattgttttttcccttgaaaactattttccatggaaaatcgttttacaatgaaaatgttttacgccttaccaaacggagcctaaatgtATGGTGTTTAATGATGGTACtgattagtattttttttaacaatttaTAGATTAATCTTCAGCGCCTTGAGCTATTCTGTTTATTACGCTTATATTCCACTGCAACCCAGGGTTTGCTTACCCTGAACTTACGAGACATTGTTTCTTTTGCTTGATGGTTAAGAAATCTtgtattttttcaattttactTATTGGAACACCCTCCTCTTTGTTTTTGATATTGGAATTACTTGTATGGTTCAATTGTTCTTCGTACTTTGTAGAGTTTTATTGTATTAGCTATACTGGTTTTTCTTATGTTGCTCATTGTTCTCGTTGCCTCAGCCCTGCCGTATTGGAGAACAGGATCGCTACTGCCCAATGTTTGTCAGGTACAGGGTCACTTAGGGTTGGTTCTGAATTTCTGGCAAGACATTACCACCAAGTATGCTCTCATGGTCTACTTCATCGTCTTTTAAAAGTGACTATACACTGATGTGAAGACCAAACTTACCCGTGTACTTGTTGTACAGCACACAATATACATTCCACAACCAACATGGGGAAACCACCCAAAAGTTTTCACTTCAGGAGGGTTGAATGTAAAGAGTTACCGATACTATGACCCGACAACACGGGGTCTGGACTTACAAGGTTATAACCCCTTGTCCTGAGTTCAGTGCTTCAATTTCTCATAGTTCCTATCTTGTGTCGTAGAATGATGTTTCATTAAACCGAGTCCATAGAAAAAATCTGTTGATTTTTCTAAATACATTTACCCATCAAAACAGGTCTCTTAGAGGATCTAAATGCTGCTGACGCCGGATCAGTAGTGCTTTTTCATGCATGCGCTCATAATCCAACAGGTGTTGATCCTACCCCAGAACAATGGGAACAGATAAGACAGCTAGTAAGATCAAAAGGGTTGTTGCCATTCTTTGACAGTGCCTATCAGGTAATAATATCACCTTTCTAAATTCTAATTCTGGATATAGATGATATTCTCAATCAAGTAAATAGTCATTGGATTGGAGTGCAAGTTATAGAATGACCTTTGACATGCGTTCTTTTAATTTGTATTCCAGGGTTTTGCTAGTGGCAGCCTTGATGAAGATGCGCAGTCTGTTCGTATGTTTGTTGCAGATGGAGGTGAATGTTTCATAGCTCAAAGTTATGCAAAAAATATGGGTCTTTATGGGGAACGTGTCGGTGCCCTCAGCATTGTAAGACATTTCTGAACTCTTGCAAACCCTTTCTAGGTCTGTAAATGTATATATCTGTTACTAGTGAGCATATATGTTTACAAACAAGTCATTCCTGTggagggggtgggggtgggggggggggggggtggtagATGTTCTTTTCATCTGTTATGTTATCCCACTGAACATCTGTTGTATCCAAGCGAGTCATTTATTCGTGAGGTATCGTATCCTGTAGATGCAATTTGACACTAAGTTTTTTGAATCCATTGATTCGGTAGGTAAGTGTAGTATTGTATGAAAATTCGACAAACAATTGAACATTTTCAGTATATATGATTGGAGTATATTAAAGACACAATACTTTGAAAAGGGcatgagttttctcataaattGTTGAAGTCTTTCTGTTTTGGAGTTGGCTCAGATTTGGATCTTTACTTGGTTTTTCAAACCTGCTTTGGATTGGAAGTACTGGTTCAGGCATGAAAAGAAGGCTAGTGGTCTTAAGCTTCATCTTATAATATGGAAGTAATTCAAATCAGGCCCCAGACTTGGGCTAAGCACTGAAGCAAAATAATTAAACATTATAGAAATTATGAGGTTTGACGTGTTCTTATAATAAATTCACTTGGTAGGTGTGCAAGGCAGCAGATGTCGCGAGCAGGGTGGAAAGCCAACTGAAACTTGTGGTTAGACCTATGTACTCCAACCCCCCTATTCATGGAGCATCCATTGTAGCCAAAGTACTCAAAGACAAGTATGCATTCTCCTTTTTTCAATAATTTGACCATTAAAATTTTACTTAATCAAGTGAGCAACGATAACTATTGAACGAATTTACCTTCTTTGTAACGTCTGTCCTACTAGTTGAAATGTAAATAGATTAATTGATATTCTGAAAGCTGTTATGGCTGTTCACAGCTTTCGTTGagtaaatatttaaataattatcATGGTATATGGGTTTTGTTACTCAACCTGAATGTTAAATGTCTTCAGGGATTTGTATGATGAATGGACTGCTGAGCTAAAGGGAAT contains these protein-coding regions:
- the LOC110801266 gene encoding aspartate aminotransferase, cytoplasmic isoform X2, with the translated sequence MDSVFANVVQAPEDPILGVTVAYNKDPSPAKLNLGVGAYRTEEGKPIVLNVVRKAEQLLVNDPSHLKEYLPILGLADFNKLTAKLILGADSPAVLENRIATAQCLSGTGSLRVGSEFLARHYHQHTIYIPQPTWGNHPKVFTSGGLNVKSYRYYDPTTRGLDLQGLLEDLNAADAGSVVLFHACAHNPTGVDPTPEQWEQIRQLVRSKGLLPFFDSAYQGFASGSLDEDAQSVRMFVADGGECFIAQSYAKNMGLYGERVGALSIVCKAADVASRVESQLKLVVRPMYSNPPIHGASIVAKVLKDKDLYDEWTAELKGMADRIISMRQQLFDALTARGTPGDWSHIIKQIGMFTFTGLNAEQVSFMRNEYHIYMTSDGRISMAGLSSRTVPHLADAIHAAVTRVA
- the LOC110801266 gene encoding aspartate aminotransferase, cytoplasmic isoform X1, with translation MDSVFANVVQAPEDPILGVTVAYNKDPSPAKLNLGVGAYRTEEGKPIVLNVVRKAEQLLVNDPSHLKEYLPILGLADFNKLTAKLILGADSPAVLENRIATAQCLSGTGSLRVGSEFLARHYHQHTIYIPQPTWGNHPKVFTSGGLNVKSYRYYDPTTRGLDLQGLLEDLNAADAGSVVLFHACAHNPTGVDPTPEQWEQIRQLVRSKGLLPFFDSAYQGFASGSLDEDAQSVRMFVADGGECFIAQSYAKNMGLYGERVGALSIIWIFTWFFKPALDWKYWFRHEKKVCKAADVASRVESQLKLVVRPMYSNPPIHGASIVAKVLKDKDLYDEWTAELKGMADRIISMRQQLFDALTARGTPGDWSHIIKQIGMFTFTGLNAEQVSFMRNEYHIYMTSDGRISMAGLSSRTVPHLADAIHAAVTRVA